The genomic interval GGAACGATCTGCTCAACAGTCTACGAGCAGGCCCTGCAAATGGCCGACGATGCCGGGTTGGCAGAACATTTTATGGGCCCTCCCGGCGAACAGGCCGGCTTTGTTGGCCATGGTGTCGGGCTGGAGCTGGATGAGTTCCCTGTTCTGGCACCAAAGTTTGACGTTCCCTTGCAGGTCGGTCAAACGGTGGCCGTGGAGCCGAAATTCACCTTTGCCGAACATGGCATCGTCGGGATTGAGAACACCTATGCTGTGACGCAAGAGGGGGGCGAGAAGATCAGTGTGTTATCGGATGAACTGATGGAGATCGATTGAAGTTTATCGGCGAGTTTAAAGCATCGCTGATGAAGAAGTGTACCCCAGCCAAAAGGTTTCTGCCGGCCTGAGTGTCGGTGTTATGAACAGATTTAAAGTCTCATATTTCGTGAGTATTTGAAAAAGGAACGGGGTGGCTTTTTTGCCACCCCGTTCTGGTATTAAGCTGTGAGCGTCAGGGGTGTCTCTTCGACTTTGGCCAGATTCCCGTCCGCTTGCGGATAAAGCGTCTGCTCATAACCCTCATCATCGTGTGCTTTCAGTCCGACAGGAGCAAGAGCTTCAACGCTGAAGCGCAGGTAACGTTCCGTCAGTTCCTCTTCTATCCTGAGGTTTCTGATCTGGGTCAGGGTTGCGTACAGCGGCTCCAGTGTTGGAACCAGTTTTTCAACCTGGCCGGTCAGTACCTGCATCGCTTCAGAATCGTCCGCTGCCTCATCATCAACTTCACGGCTCAAACTTGTCCGGGCGAGATCAACGAATGAGGCGCTCTGAACAGCCGAGCGGATTTCGACCAACGTACTGTTGTCCTGGAAGGCTTGATCTGCCTCCTCACCCTCAGGAATCTCGACCGGTGCTGGAACGGTTTCCGGTGTCTCTTCGCCTGGAAGAAGGATCGCCGTTTCCGTCTGGCTGGCTGAGATGCTCAAAAGATCGGCCCGATTGTGACTGAGTGAATACTCACCGGTTTTCAAATTGAGAGAGAAATCAAAAGAACGGACCTGAACAGCGGTCATCATGAACTGGTTGGTCTGGCTGGCGGCTGTTATGCTGCCGTCTCCGGTCTCTGTGTATGCCGTCTGGGTCTGGGTCATCTCCAATGCCGCAGCGCGGGTCATGGTCAGTGAGAAATCGATCTGTTCGACGCCTTCAGAACGTATGGTTTCTGTGATGCCGCGCGACAGTTGTTTAGCCATCTGCGGCGGTAAGCCCATCCCTTTGAACAGCTTACGCAGATCTTTACCGATTCGCCTCAACCCGCCCTGTTTAATCTCTTCCTCCGCCGTTTCTTTGTCGACCGGTTTTGCATCGGCAAGAGCCTTGTCGAGAGATTGGCTTAAATGCGCCATCGCCTTGAGGCTTTTGTTATCATTGATTTTACGATATGAAGACAGTCCATCGACGGCTTTGACCAGAGGAGGTTGCCGGGGGCAGCAGACATTTGATTCTGGTCCCTGGGTTTCAGATGCTGGTGCGGTTGCGATTTTAGATGGATCTACCGGGGTGTTCTGCTGTTCATTCGGGATGGCTTGGGTGACCATTGGGCTGATTGTCAGACTCATCATCGTCTCCTGGTCTATGAATGATGTTTTTGGCACATGCTGTTTTATCGGCCCCAGGGTGTGATGACTTTAATGGTTTTTTCGCTATCTTATTGGTTTTGCGTTGTTTTTGTTTTTCTGATGCGGCATCATAGACATTAATATCTTGAAATTATTATGAAAACAGGAGCAGATCATGTTGAGTTACAACCGCGTTTATATCAACGGTCAGTGGGGGTCCGCGGACGGCAGTGAACGGATCGCTGTCATTAACCCGGCAACGGAAGCTGTTGTCGGTGAGGTCCCCGCGGGAACGGTTGGGGATATTGATCAGGCCGTTCAGGCTGCGCGCGCTGCTCTGCCAAGTTGGTCACTGACCAGTCCTCAGGTGCGGGTCGGTTATCTGAAACAGATCCACCAGGAACTGGTCGCCCGTGCGCCTGAAATCGCCGAGTTGATCACCGATGAGTTGGGTATGCCGATCAAACTCAGTCAGCGGATTCAGGCCGGTCTGCCGGCGCTGGTGACGAACAGCTATGTTGATCTGCTGGAGACCTATGAGTTCTCGGATCACATCGGTCATTCCCTTGTTCTGAAAGAGCGGATTCAGACCGGACAGGTGGATATCAACGGCGGTCGCTT from Bacteroidota bacterium carries:
- a CDS encoding M24 family metallopeptidase — encoded protein: VDMTRMYVCGRLDSQCARAFTVARTIQDWIAEQLKPGTICSTVYEQALQMADDAGLAEHFMGPPGEQAGFVGHGVGLELDEFPVLAPKFDVPLQVGQTVAVEPKFTFAEHGIVGIENTYAVTQEGGEKISVLSDELMEID
- a CDS encoding aldehyde dehydrogenase family protein, with amino-acid sequence MLSYNRVYINGQWGSADGSERIAVINPATEAVVGEVPAGTVGDIDQAVQAARAALPSWSLTSPQVRVGYLKQIHQELVARAPEIAELITDELGMPIKLSQRIQAGLPALVTNSYVDLLETYEFSDHIGHSLVLKERIQTGQVDINGGRFNLQAPFGGYKQSGNGRELGRYGLEQFLHVKAVQY